Proteins encoded by one window of Deinococcus radiodurans R1 = ATCC 13939 = DSM 20539:
- a CDS encoding FecR family protein — protein sequence MQEGQFFFAGSGSFYALGWHLNVQGGQVRADLLPGSPRPRVAVIAGRVRLSSGSRTVQLGAGDXVXAERAPSGLYRDRPLVPGAVCRPRRGHHRXLRGAVEYRSGEKVRGATMGQVLGTGDRVSTGSGAWAEIGFSGGGYLRLTEQSELGVLAVDKTARGREVTLRLLRGSAWSVVQKGQGGYRITTPVVSTAVRGTTFRVDAAGLVKVFEGQVELPSEPGVRLEQGQEKPAGGVVRPLIPDALDEFNLALDRERAAPLAPQLTLPGAPARPWAQQTPDLRVTAPQGSEVEARLNGQTVRLGEIGAGVFTLPVSLPALPDGRYDVTLSVRRSGQLWQRRFPLVLDRAAPVLDGVQRRTLGRLLLLSGEVRDGPASADSRLQLRIEGAGTPQMRTLRPGPFRVLLPAPTVPGELRLSVRDAAGNESHVALP from the coding sequence TTGCAAGAGGGCCAGTTTTTCTTCGCCGGCAGCGGCAGCTTCTATGCGCTGGGCTGGCACCTGAACGTGCAGGGCGGGCAGGTCCGCGCCGACCTCCTGCCCGGCAGCCCGCGGCCCCGGGTGGCGGTCATTGCCGGGCGGGTCCGCCTGTCGAGCGGCAGCCGCACTGTGCAGCTCGGGGCGGGCGACASTGTCGMTGCGGAGCGGGCCCCCAGCGGCCTTTACCGAGACCGACCCCTGGTACCGGGCGCAGTTTGTCGGCCCCGGCGCGGCCACCATCGANGGCTGCGCGGGGCCGTGGAGTACCGCAGCGGTGAAAAGGTACGCGGCGCCACGATGGGACAGGTGCTCGGCACCGGCGACCGCGTGAGCACCGGCAGCGGCGCCTGGGCCGAAATCGGTTTCAGCGGCGGCGGCTACCTGCGCCTGACCGAGCAGAGCGAACTCGGGGTGCTGGCGGTGGACAAAACGGCGCGGGGACGCGAGGTCACGCTGCGGCTGCTGCGCGGCAGTGCCTGGAGCGTGGTGCAAAAGGGCCAGGGCGGCTACCGCATCACCACCCCGGTGGTCAGCACCGCCGTGCGCGGCACGACCTTCCGGGTGGACGCGGCGGGGCTGGTCAAGGTCTTTGAAGGTCAGGTCGAGCTGCCGAGCGAGCCGGGAGTGCGCCTGGAGCAAGGCCAGGAAAAGCCCGCTGGCGGCGTGGTGCGGCCTCTCATACCCGACGCCCTCGACGAGTTCAACCTGGCGCTGGACCGCGAACGGGCCGCGCCGCTGGCACCGCAACTCACCTTGCCCGGCGCCCCCGCCCGGCCCTGGGCGCAGCAGACGCCCGACCTGCGCGTGACCGCTCCCCAGGGCAGCGAGGTCGAGGCGCGGCTGAACGGGCAGACCGTGCGCCTCGGCGAGATCGGGGCGGGCGTCTTCACCCTGCCCGTCTCACTGCCCGCCCTCCCCGACGGACGCTACGACGTGACGCTCAGCGTGCGCCGCTCGGGGCAGCTCTGGCAGCGGCGCTTTCCGCTGGTGCTCGACCGGGCAGCGCCGGTGCTGGACGGGGTACAGCGGCGCACGCTGGGCCGTCTCCTGCTGCTCAGCGGTGAAGTCAGGGACGGGCCGGCAAGTGCTGACAGCCGGCTGCAACTCCGCATTGAGGGCGCTGGTACGCCGCAAATGCGTACGCTGCGGCCTGGGCCGTTTCGGGTGCTGCTCCCCGCGCCGACGGTCCCCGGCGAGCTGCGGCTGAGCGTGCGTGATGCGGCGGGAAACGAGTCTCATGTGGCGCTCCCCTGA
- a CDS encoding ABC-F family ATP-binding cassette domain-containing protein, whose amino-acid sequence MLIALSHAAKEYGPLTVLQDITFAVEPGDRVGLVGRNGAGKSTLLRLLTGQLLPDGGEVRHAPNVRARALQQDPVFPAGATIDTVLESAFRDLDALEAELAAAAAAMSSGSEAAILHHEALLEQFARRGGYERRSRKEQVTLAFGFRGREHDPVTGLSGGERTRLGLAALLVENPDVLLLDEPTNHLDIVMVEWLEGFLGRYPGAVLVISHDRQFLDNVTKETAYLRGGTLKVYAGGYTKFREQLDLELEQQAALFAQQSKQIADLQSSADRMKIWGLGMSKLARRAKAMQARVDRMQKGAVAAPPPEERTTRITFHAPESGEVVLDARHLTRRMGERTLFADLDLQIRQGERVAIIGRNGAGKTTLLRTLLGLDPSDDPRGRVLTGARVSAGYYDQALRGVDPSQTLYDVAREYVQKDHEAHTLLGTFMFPFDHHDKPARILSGGERARLALLRLAQEDHNLLVLDEPTNHLDMEMLEALEDALAAYTGTLVMVSHDRAFIEGLADRIWLIEDGQFYEYPGWEDYRAKHRSAAELEAEAARTVAAATPKVALAPKAKGLWHLKREVEAIEADIARLEAELEGAQRALAEADMNADFTALGQAAHELEVQLEDKMALWGEKQGEVEAKGG is encoded by the coding sequence GTGCTTATCGCCCTCAGCCACGCCGCCAAGGAATACGGTCCGCTCACCGTCCTGCAGGACATCACTTTCGCCGTCGAGCCGGGCGACCGCGTGGGACTCGTGGGCCGCAACGGCGCGGGCAAAAGCACCCTGCTGCGGCTGCTGACCGGGCAACTTCTCCCGGACGGCGGGGAAGTGCGCCACGCCCCCAATGTGCGCGCCCGCGCGCTGCAACAAGACCCGGTGTTTCCGGCGGGCGCGACGATCGACACCGTGCTCGAAAGTGCTTTTCGTGACCTCGACGCCCTGGAAGCCGAACTGGCCGCCGCCGCCGCCGCCATGAGCAGCGGCAGCGAAGCCGCCATCCTCCACCACGAGGCGCTGCTCGAACAGTTCGCCCGGCGCGGCGGCTACGAGCGGCGCAGCCGCAAGGAGCAGGTCACGCTGGCGTTCGGCTTCCGGGGACGCGAGCACGACCCGGTGACCGGGCTCTCGGGCGGCGAGCGCACCCGGCTGGGGCTGGCGGCGCTGCTCGTCGAGAACCCCGACGTGCTGCTGCTCGACGAGCCGACCAACCACCTCGACATCGTGATGGTGGAGTGGCTCGAAGGCTTTCTGGGCCGCTACCCCGGCGCGGTGCTCGTCATCAGCCACGACCGGCAATTTCTGGACAACGTGACCAAAGAAACCGCTTACCTGCGCGGCGGCACGCTGAAGGTCTACGCGGGCGGCTACACCAAATTTCGCGAACAGCTCGACCTCGAACTCGAGCAGCAGGCCGCGCTGTTTGCCCAGCAGTCCAAGCAGATTGCCGACCTGCAATCGAGCGCCGACCGCATGAAAATCTGGGGCCTGGGCATGTCCAAACTCGCCCGCCGCGCCAAGGCGATGCAGGCCCGTGTGGACCGGATGCAGAAGGGAGCTGTCGCCGCCCCGCCGCCCGAGGAGCGCACCACCCGCATCACCTTTCACGCGCCGGAATCGGGCGAGGTGGTGCTCGACGCCCGGCACCTGACCCGGCGGATGGGGGAACGGACGCTCTTTGCCGACCTCGACCTCCAGATTCGCCAGGGCGAGCGTGTCGCCATCATCGGGCGCAACGGGGCGGGCAAAACGACGCTGCTGCGAACGCTCCTCGGCCTCGACCCCAGCGACGACCCCAGGGGCCGGGTGCTGACCGGGGCGCGGGTGAGCGCAGGCTACTACGACCAGGCCCTGCGCGGCGTGGACCCCTCGCAGACGCTCTACGACGTGGCGCGCGAGTACGTGCAAAAGGACCACGAGGCGCACACGCTACTCGGCACTTTCATGTTTCCCTTCGACCACCACGACAAACCCGCCCGCATCCTCTCCGGCGGCGAGCGGGCGCGGCTCGCACTCCTGAGGCTGGCGCAGGAAGACCACAACCTGCTCGTCCTCGACGAGCCGACGAACCACCTCGACATGGAAATGCTCGAAGCGCTCGAAGACGCCCTCGCTGCCTACACCGGCACGCTGGTGATGGTCAGCCACGACCGCGCCTTTATCGAGGGGCTGGCCGACCGCATCTGGCTCATCGAGGACGGGCAGTTCTACGAGTACCCCGGCTGGGAGGACTACCGCGCCAAGCACCGCAGCGCCGCCGAGCTGGAGGCCGAGGCCGCCCGCACCGTCGCTGCCGCTACCCCCAAAGTCGCCCTCGCCCCCAAAGCGAAGGGCCTGTGGCACCTCAAGCGCGAGGTGGAGGCCATCGAAGCCGACATCGCCCGGCTGGAGGCCGAACTGGAAGGGGCGCAGCGGGCCCTCGCCGAGGCCGACATGAACGCCGACTTCACCGCGCTGGGGCAGGCCGCGCACGAACTCGAAGTGCAGCTCGAAGACAAAATGGCGCTGTGGGGCGAAAAGCAGGGCGAGGTGGAGGCGAAGGGCGGCTGA
- a CDS encoding antibiotic biosynthesis monooxygenase family protein — translation MTAPVLEIAMLNVRPGQTAEFEAAFAQAGRLIASIPGYRRHELQRCLEDAHKYVLLVWWDTLEAHTVGFRGSAEYGQWRALLHHFYDPFPVVEHFVPVTLPNS, via the coding sequence ATGACTGCACCCGTACTGGAAATCGCCATGCTGAATGTCAGGCCCGGACAGACGGCGGAATTCGAAGCCGCCTTCGCGCAGGCCGGACGACTTATCGCGTCCATCCCCGGCTACCGGCGCCATGAATTGCAGCGCTGCCTGGAAGACGCGCATAAATACGTCCTGCTCGTCTGGTGGGACACCCTGGAGGCGCACACCGTCGGTTTTCGCGGCAGTGCGGAGTATGGGCAGTGGCGTGCGCTCCTGCACCATTTTTACGACCCGTTTCCGGTGGTCGAACATTTCGTGCCGGTGACGTTGCCCAACTCCTGA
- a CDS encoding cob(I)yrinic acid a,c-diamide adenosyltransferase has protein sequence MKLYTRTGDQGQTGLYGADRVSKAHPRVEAYGTVDELNSALGLARAHSTDAALDTDLEYLQNALFDVGADLATRSGTPYEKNLVRIDAEDVAFLEAMIDRYQEAAPPFTGFVHPGGTPAAAALQLARAVARRAERDVIRLLDVEEANAQVQVYLNRVSDLLFIMARAVNARSGLSEEAWTVKKRR, from the coding sequence ATGAAGCTCTACACCCGCACCGGCGACCAGGGACAGACCGGCCTTTACGGCGCAGACCGCGTGAGCAAGGCGCACCCCCGCGTGGAGGCCTACGGCACCGTGGACGAACTCAACTCGGCGCTGGGGCTGGCGCGGGCGCACAGTACGGACGCTGCCTTAGACACCGACCTCGAATACCTGCAAAACGCGCTGTTCGACGTGGGCGCCGACCTCGCCACCCGAAGCGGCACCCCCTACGAGAAAAATCTGGTCCGCATAGACGCCGAGGACGTGGCCTTTCTGGAAGCGATGATCGACCGCTACCAGGAGGCCGCGCCGCCCTTTACCGGCTTCGTGCATCCGGGGGGCACGCCCGCCGCCGCCGCGTTGCAACTCGCCCGCGCCGTGGCCCGCCGCGCCGAACGGGACGTGATTCGGCTGCTCGACGTGGAGGAGGCGAACGCGCAGGTGCAGGTCTATCTCAACCGCGTCTCGGACCTGCTGTTCATCATGGCCCGCGCCGTCAATGCCCGCAGCGGCCTGAGCGAAGAAGCCTGGACGGTGAAAAAGCGACGTTAA
- a CDS encoding DinB family protein, which yields MTDRSDRSQLAFARLLPRLFRGGQAYVGVEATLSDLSSEQAAQHAGGLPHSVAELLAHVNWWNRWMLDIIEMGQALPYPPHAADTWPQVGAGDWGNVKNEFYELLARIDTHAARPDLASPVNHEETIGELLADFALHTAHHFGQIISVRQALGAWPPAGGGDTW from the coding sequence ATGACCGACCGCAGCGACCGTTCGCAGCTCGCCTTTGCCCGCCTGCTTCCCCGGCTGTTCCGGGGCGGCCAGGCCTACGTGGGCGTCGAAGCCACCCTCAGCGACCTCAGCAGCGAGCAGGCCGCGCAGCATGCCGGGGGGCTGCCGCACAGCGTGGCCGAGCTGCTGGCGCACGTAAACTGGTGGAACCGCTGGATGCTCGACATCATCGAGATGGGGCAAGCGCTCCCCTACCCCCCCCACGCCGCCGACACCTGGCCGCAGGTGGGTGCGGGCGACTGGGGTAACGTCAAGAACGAGTTTTACGAACTGCTCGCCCGCATCGACACCCACGCCGCCCGGCCCGACCTCGCCAGCCCCGTCAACCACGAGGAAACGATTGGCGAACTGCTCGCCGATTTCGCCCTGCACACGGCGCACCACTTCGGCCAGATCATCAGCGTGCGGCAGGCGCTGGGGGCGTGGCCGCCGGCGGGGGGCGGGGACACCTGGTGA
- a CDS encoding DinB family protein — MSEQPAQDFANAAAQLYLGGVANVTWERAISDLSAADAGRRPAGLPHSAAQIVAHVQFWQHYLLAVIAGENPPAVAHAAEGWPAGELPAGEWEALRDRFLRDAQRLRDLTLDASLTASPDRKGRPYAVALTNSAGHSVYHLGQVVTVRQALGLWPPVGGGATW, encoded by the coding sequence GTGAGCGAGCAGCCTGCCCAGGATTTTGCGAACGCCGCCGCGCAACTGTATCTGGGCGGCGTAGCCAATGTGACCTGGGAACGGGCGATAAGCGATCTGAGCGCAGCGGACGCCGGGCGCCGGCCCGCGGGGTTGCCGCACAGCGCCGCGCAAATAGTGGCGCATGTGCAGTTCTGGCAGCACTACCTACTGGCGGTCATAGCCGGTGAAAACCCACCTGCCGTCGCCCACGCGGCTGAGGGCTGGCCCGCCGGCGAACTCCCAGCAGGCGAATGGGAAGCACTCAGAGACCGCTTTTTGCGGGACGCCCAGCGGCTGCGCGACCTGACGCTGGACGCTTCATTGACCGCCTCGCCTGACCGCAAAGGCCGTCCTTACGCGGTAGCGCTGACCAACAGCGCCGGCCACAGCGTCTATCACCTGGGGCAGGTGGTCACGGTGCGGCAGGCGCTGGGCTTGTGGCCCCCAGTAGGGGGTGGCGCGACATGGTGA
- a CDS encoding WecB/TagA/CpsF family glycosyltransferase, producing MSLKSLPERLVLFDLPLDPVTLDAALDRLSGWLFESPPTPHTVVTLNPEFIVQSRTQPEFVRAMQEADLVTADGVGIVYAARQLYGAEVPRAPGFDLVKGLMERHGPELRVFFLGSKPGVAEQAAQNAVRDYGIQVAGVHHGYFGPDEDQRVAELVGASGAHLLLTGMGAGRQEIFNAYWKQIHRAPVAIGCGGVIDVLAGTAQLAPEWTRKMGVEWVWRVAGDRKRWGRAPRLAQFVAMVQAEKRRK from the coding sequence ATGAGCCTCAAGAGCCTGCCCGAACGTCTGGTTCTCTTCGACTTGCCGCTCGACCCCGTGACCCTGGACGCCGCCCTGGACCGGCTGAGCGGCTGGCTGTTCGAGTCGCCGCCCACCCCGCACACGGTGGTCACCCTCAACCCTGAATTCATCGTGCAGTCGCGCACCCAGCCCGAGTTCGTGCGGGCGATGCAGGAGGCCGATCTGGTGACTGCCGACGGCGTGGGCATCGTCTACGCCGCGCGGCAGCTCTACGGCGCCGAGGTGCCGCGTGCGCCGGGTTTCGATCTGGTCAAGGGGCTGATGGAGCGGCACGGCCCCGAGTTGCGGGTCTTTTTCCTGGGGTCCAAACCGGGTGTGGCCGAGCAGGCCGCCCAAAACGCCGTGCGCGATTACGGGATTCAGGTGGCAGGCGTTCACCACGGCTATTTCGGCCCCGATGAAGACCAGCGGGTGGCCGAACTCGTCGGGGCCAGCGGCGCGCACCTGTTGCTGACAGGCATGGGCGCCGGGCGGCAGGAAATCTTCAACGCCTACTGGAAGCAGATTCACCGCGCCCCAGTCGCCATCGGCTGCGGCGGCGTGATTGACGTGCTCGCTGGCACCGCGCAGCTCGCCCCCGAATGGACCCGCAAAATGGGCGTGGAGTGGGTCTGGCGGGTGGCCGGCGACCGCAAACGCTGGGGCCGTGCCCCCCGCCTGGCGCAGTTCGTGGCGATGGTGCAGGCGGAAAAACGGCGTAAGTAA
- a CDS encoding Crp/Fnr family transcriptional regulator: MLPGAFGTLPAEVQAQLTVAGRSGRWARGGLIFHPDDPAETLHLVTRGTVRLYRLGSGAREVTLDVHGPGALLGTPALLRDPDSAAAYGMYAEAMDEVETLQLGQGTLHRLFQQQPAALLALTEQLTRQTRSVQERLAGLVFLEVSQRLALALLALAEREGGWEGGTLALRDRISHQDLAHSVGSTRETITKLLGDFRTRGLLDLGYRRIVLTDRAGLEQAARQPLGPLQP; the protein is encoded by the coding sequence ATGTTGCCGGGTGCGTTCGGGACCTTGCCTGCCGAGGTGCAGGCGCAGCTCACGGTTGCCGGGCGCAGCGGGCGCTGGGCGCGCGGCGGGCTGATCTTTCACCCCGACGACCCCGCCGAGACCCTGCACCTCGTCACGCGCGGCACGGTGCGGCTCTACCGCCTGGGCAGCGGCGCGCGCGAGGTCACCCTTGACGTGCACGGCCCCGGCGCCCTGCTCGGCACTCCGGCCCTGCTGCGCGACCCCGACAGCGCCGCCGCCTACGGCATGTACGCCGAGGCGATGGACGAGGTCGAAACGTTGCAACTCGGCCAGGGCACGCTGCACCGGCTTTTCCAGCAGCAGCCCGCCGCCCTGCTCGCACTGACCGAGCAGCTCACCCGGCAGACCCGCAGCGTGCAGGAACGCCTCGCCGGGCTGGTCTTTCTGGAAGTCTCGCAGCGCCTCGCCCTGGCCCTGCTGGCCCTCGCCGAGCGCGAAGGCGGTTGGGAGGGCGGCACGCTGGCGCTGCGCGACCGCATCTCGCACCAGGACCTCGCGCACAGCGTGGGGAGCACCCGCGAAACCATCACCAAACTGCTCGGCGATTTCCGCACGCGCGGCTTGCTCGACCTCGGCTACCGCCGCATCGTGCTTACCGACCGCGCGGGGCTGGAACAGGCGGCGCGGCAACCACTCGGGCCGCTCCAGCCCTGA
- a CDS encoding amino acid ABC transporter ATP-binding protein — protein sequence MTAPLSSDPAAGAVAVSARTVGEPIIVAQNVQKHFGTFHALRGVNLTVRQGEVVVIIGPSGSGKSTFIRTINALDPHDGGSITVDGLPLQGARNLDAIRREVGMVFQSFNLFPHLTVLDNITLAPTRVRGVDKAQAQARGLDLLRRVGIEEQAYKFPAQLSGGQQQRVAIARALAMEPKIMLFDEPTSALDPEMIKEVLDVMKELARTGMTMLVVTHEMGFAREVADRILFFDQGNIVEDTTPEAFYQNPQHERARQFLSKILGH from the coding sequence ATGACTGCTCCCCTTTCCTCTGACCCCGCTGCCGGCGCGGTGGCCGTCTCTGCCCGCACGGTGGGCGAGCCGATCATCGTGGCGCAGAACGTGCAGAAGCACTTCGGCACCTTTCACGCCCTGCGCGGCGTCAACCTGACCGTGCGCCAGGGTGAAGTGGTCGTCATCATCGGGCCGTCGGGCAGCGGCAAAAGCACCTTTATCCGCACCATCAATGCGCTCGACCCCCACGACGGCGGCTCCATTACGGTGGATGGCCTGCCGCTTCAGGGCGCCCGCAACCTCGATGCCATTCGCCGCGAGGTCGGCATGGTCTTTCAGTCGTTCAACCTGTTTCCCCACCTGACGGTGCTCGACAACATCACCCTGGCCCCCACCCGTGTGCGCGGCGTGGACAAGGCGCAGGCGCAGGCGCGCGGCCTGGATTTGCTGCGGCGCGTGGGCATCGAGGAGCAGGCCTACAAGTTCCCCGCGCAGCTTTCGGGCGGGCAACAGCAGCGCGTCGCCATTGCCCGCGCTCTGGCGATGGAACCCAAGATCATGCTGTTCGACGAGCCGACCTCGGCCCTCGACCCCGAGATGATCAAGGAAGTCCTTGACGTGATGAAGGAACTCGCCCGCACCGGCATGACCATGCTGGTCGTCACTCACGAAATGGGCTTTGCCCGCGAAGTGGCCGACCGCATCCTGTTCTTCGACCAGGGCAACATCGTGGAGGACACGACGCCCGAGGCCTTCTACCAGAACCCGCAACACGAGCGGGCGCGGCAGTTCCTCAGCAAGATTCTGGGGCACTGA
- a CDS encoding TAXI family TRAP transporter solute-binding subunit encodes MKKTITLSALVLAATATVAFAQNAFITIGSGSTTGVYFPVATGMAKMMNDAGGLRANARSTGGSVFNMNGIKSGELDMAIVQNDVAYYAYKGTGIDAFKGKANPNVRSLAVLYPEVLHVIVRKDAGINTIADLKGKRVVTGDLGSGSEQTAAQVLEAYGLSFSDLGQQLRVSPAQGISLMQDKRADALFYTVGVGASAISQIAQTTDVKLIPVSGNQAASLLKKYPFYVRYNIPAKSYKGQGATVPGVAVQATLVTSSTLDTDTVYKAMKAVFSNEKALKTLHPTLAANYADAKAIQGLPAPLHPGAVKFWKEQGLNVK; translated from the coding sequence ATGAAAAAGACCATCACTCTCAGCGCCCTCGTGCTGGCCGCCACTGCCACCGTCGCCTTCGCGCAAAACGCCTTTATCACCATCGGCTCGGGCAGCACCACCGGGGTGTATTTCCCTGTCGCCACCGGCATGGCGAAGATGATGAACGACGCGGGCGGCCTGCGCGCCAACGCCCGCTCGACCGGTGGCAGCGTGTTCAACATGAACGGCATCAAGTCCGGCGAACTCGACATGGCGATTGTCCAGAACGACGTGGCTTACTACGCCTACAAGGGCACCGGCATCGACGCCTTCAAGGGCAAGGCCAACCCCAACGTGCGCTCGCTCGCGGTGCTCTACCCCGAAGTGCTGCACGTCATCGTCCGTAAAGACGCCGGCATCAACACCATCGCCGACCTCAAGGGCAAGCGCGTGGTCACGGGCGACCTCGGTTCGGGCAGCGAGCAGACCGCCGCGCAGGTGCTCGAAGCGTATGGCCTGAGCTTCAGCGATCTCGGCCAGCAACTGCGCGTCTCCCCCGCCCAGGGCATCAGCCTGATGCAGGACAAGCGCGCCGACGCGCTGTTCTACACCGTGGGCGTGGGCGCGAGCGCCATTTCGCAGATTGCCCAGACCACCGACGTGAAGCTGATTCCGGTCAGCGGCAACCAGGCGGCCTCGCTGCTCAAGAAGTACCCCTTCTACGTGCGCTACAACATCCCCGCCAAGAGCTACAAGGGCCAGGGCGCGACGGTGCCCGGCGTGGCGGTGCAGGCCACCCTGGTGACCAGCTCGACCCTCGACACCGACACCGTGTACAAGGCGATGAAGGCCGTCTTCTCCAACGAGAAGGCGCTCAAGACCCTGCACCCCACCCTGGCGGCCAACTACGCCGACGCCAAGGCGATTCAGGGCCTGCCTGCTCCGCTCCACCCCGGCGCCGTCAAGTTCTGGAAGGAACAGGGCCTGAACGTCAAGTAA
- the tnpB gene encoding IS200/IS605 family element RNA-guided endonuclease TnpB: MIRNKAFVVRLYPNAAQTELINRTLGSARFVYNHFLARRIAAYKESGKGLTYGQTSSELTLLKQAEETSWLSEVDKFALQNSLKNLETAYKNFFRTVKQSGKKVGFPRFRKKRTGESYRTQFTNNNIQIGEGRLKLPKLGWVKTKGQQDIQGKILNVTVRRIHEGHYEASVLCEVEIPYLPAAPKFAAGVDVGIKDFAIVTDGVRFKHEQNPKYYRSTLKRLRKAQQTLSRRKKGSARYGKAKTKLARIHKRIVNKRQDFLHKLTTSLVREYEIIGTEHLKPDNMRKNRRLALSISDAGWGEFIRQLEYKAAWYGRLVSKVSPYFPSSQLCHDCGFKNPEVKNLAVRTWTCPNCGETHDRDENAALNIRREALVAAGISDTLNAHGGYVRPASAGNGLRSENHATLVV; the protein is encoded by the coding sequence ATGATAAGGAATAAGGCTTTCGTGGTCAGGCTGTACCCAAATGCGGCTCAGACTGAACTGATTAACCGCACGCTGGGTAGCGCAAGGTTCGTCTACAACCACTTCCTTGCCCGTCGCATTGCGGCCTACAAGGAAAGCGGGAAGGGACTGACCTACGGGCAAACGAGTAGCGAACTGACCCTTCTGAAGCAGGCTGAAGAAACCTCCTGGCTCTCGGAAGTAGATAAGTTTGCTTTGCAGAACTCGCTGAAAAACCTTGAGACCGCGTACAAGAACTTCTTTCGGACTGTGAAGCAGTCCGGTAAAAAGGTAGGATTCCCACGTTTCAGAAAGAAGCGCACGGGAGAGTCCTACCGGACTCAATTCACCAACAACAACATCCAAATTGGGGAAGGTAGGCTCAAACTTCCTAAGCTGGGATGGGTGAAAACCAAGGGCCAGCAGGATATTCAAGGGAAGATTCTGAATGTCACTGTGCGCCGTATTCACGAAGGCCATTACGAAGCGTCCGTTCTCTGTGAAGTCGAGATTCCCTACCTGCCTGCGGCTCCCAAGTTTGCAGCGGGTGTGGATGTCGGCATCAAGGATTTTGCCATCGTGACCGATGGCGTGAGGTTTAAGCATGAACAGAATCCGAAATATTACCGCTCCACCCTGAAAAGACTTCGTAAAGCTCAGCAAACCCTGTCCAGACGGAAGAAGGGCAGCGCACGTTACGGGAAAGCGAAAACCAAGCTGGCTCGGATTCACAAGCGCATTGTCAATAAGCGTCAGGATTTCCTTCACAAGCTCACCACCTCCCTGGTGCGTGAGTACGAAATCATCGGAACCGAACACCTTAAACCCGACAACATGCGGAAAAATCGCCGCCTTGCACTGAGCATCAGTGATGCGGGCTGGGGTGAGTTCATCCGGCAGTTGGAATACAAGGCAGCGTGGTACGGGCGACTGGTATCTAAAGTCAGCCCCTACTTTCCATCTAGCCAGTTGTGTCATGACTGCGGATTCAAGAATCCCGAAGTGAAGAATCTTGCCGTCCGTACATGGACTTGCCCGAACTGTGGGGAAACCCATGACCGAGACGAGAACGCTGCGCTGAACATTCGGCGTGAAGCGTTGGTGGCTGCGGGAATCTCAGACACCTTAAACGCTCATGGAGGCTATGTCAGACCTGCTTCGGCGGGCAATGGTCTGCGAAGTGAGAATCACGCGACTTTAGTCGTGTGA
- the tnpA gene encoding IS200/IS605-like element ISDra2 family transposase — MTYVILPLEMKKGRGYVYQLEYHLIWCVKYRHQVLVGEVADGLKDILRDIAAQNGLEVITMEVMPDHVHLLLSATPQQAIPDFVKALKGASARRMFVAYPQLKEKLWGGNLWNPSYCILTVSENTRAQIQKYIESQHDKE, encoded by the coding sequence ATGACATATGTTATTCTTCCCCTTGAGATGAAGAAAGGCCGGGGTTACGTCTATCAGCTTGAATACCACCTCATCTGGTGCGTGAAATACCGTCATCAGGTGTTGGTGGGTGAGGTTGCTGATGGACTGAAAGACATCCTGCGTGACATTGCCGCTCAGAACGGGCTGGAAGTCATCACGATGGAAGTCATGCCTGACCACGTTCACCTCCTGCTAAGCGCAACCCCACAGCAAGCCATCCCCGACTTCGTGAAGGCGCTGAAAGGCGCTTCCGCACGTCGGATGTTCGTGGCCTACCCGCAGTTGAAAGAAAAGCTGTGGGGCGGCAATCTCTGGAACCCGTCGTATTGCATCCTGACTGTTTCTGAAAACACCCGCGCTCAGATTCAGAAATACATAGAGAGCCAGCATGATAAGGAATAA